A stretch of Pogona vitticeps strain Pit_001003342236 chromosome 5, PviZW2.1, whole genome shotgun sequence DNA encodes these proteins:
- the LOC110081231 gene encoding histone H2A-like, whose protein sequence is MSDSQCDMESSEELEPPCQSRRPKTSRSCRAGLIFPVSRIDRFLRRGDYAERIGSGASVYMAAVLQYLTYDIVDIAGNIAAGEYKQRIAPQHIQQAISNDSELCSLLGSIAFPQGKTLPKNQPATSSRKGKGRKSGKAVRAHSAVAA, encoded by the coding sequence ATGTCTGACAGTCAGTGTGACATGGAGAGCTCTGAGGAGCTTGAGCCACCTTGCCAGTCAAGAAGACCCAAAACGTCACGTTCTTGCCGAGCTGGTTTGATATTCCCCGTGAGCCGCATTGACCGATTCCTCAGGAGAGGAGACTATGCAGAGCGAATTGGATCAGGAGCCTCAGTTTACATGGCAGCGGTGCTTCAGTACCTGACATATGACATTGTTGATATTGCTGGGAACATTGCCGCAGGTGAATACAAGCAGCGAATTGCCCCCCAGCACATACAGCAAGCCATCAGCAATGATTCTGAACTGTGCTCTCTGCTTGGAAGTATTGCCTTCCCCCAGGGGAAAACGTTGCCCAAGAATCAGCCTGCCACATCATCCAGGAAGGGGAAGGGCAGGAAGTCTGGCAAGGCTGTAAGAGCCCATAGTGCAGTTGCTGCATAA